AATTTGCATTAAGTGACTTTAAGAAGAAGGTCATACGAGTCTtccaatacaaataatttttatcatcCAATATGGGTGGTCTTGTAGTTGATCCACCTTCTCTTGGCATCTCCATTTACCGAACCCGCTCTGATATCAATTGAAAAAGtaagataacaaaataacatttaGCTTTATCTAAAGCATTTAACTATATAAATAGCTAGAGTACACAAGTGACAAATAACATAGAACACTTTGGTAACTCAGTTCGACAAATACGACCTACATCTAGGGAGATTCGTagctcaaataataaatattattgagattCAAAGTTTGTAACTTATCACTAAGTTTACATTAATAAGTTATCaccataatttaaaaataaactcagACTCTTCCTGAAGGTAATCATGAATCTCTTCTAAAACTAGTTTAGGCTCCCTGTGACTTAGTGAATTGAACTCACACTCCTGTGTTCTTcaattcatatttcttatctttctAGTTTTGTCAGATAAGCAGACTATcttcaatgaaaatttaaataccaGAAGGCAACCATCATACCTTCAACAAGAACTACTTGAAAATACGAGATAGTATTTTCCTAGTAGTGCCAAATTTTTCGTCAACCCAAAAAGCAATCCATGGTCATATACCATCTGATATTAATATTCACAATAACTCCTTCCCAATCATGAGCATAACAACCACAGGCACCAAGATTCCTAAAGTAGAGGAAAATAAAGTAACTTAATTGAACTCCatcatctttcaaaaaaaaaattctttaataaaacgtttaattattttttataaaatatcttaaCAATAGGAATGAatgaacaaattttattaaaaaaaaaaaagttagtcTAATAATCCATCCTTAGTttcacttatttattttgtaataatatttgTACGATTGAGAATCTTTCAccagaaaaatcaaataatttgcACATTTTTTATCGTATATTATCGTAGTATGGTCACTACTCTTTACAAATTGGTGGTTATGAGATTTAttagtaacatttttattgttaagtaaatataatttgttttcaaattctaaaaataaaaaatgaaataacatCACATATTTAGACATTTAAAGATACCTCATATAAAATATTGCTcataagatatttttttataataaaaaatggttttatattagtttttgtgtatattttatttaagataaTGATATTAAGAAtgttaaaaagattaaaggataaaattagattaaatgtttgatgaaaatttaatagagCAAAACGTGCAAGaatcaattaacaaattttatttagaaaaatggttttcttttttacaaaagaaaatttgagtgCATCATACCTACCTCACTCTCATCTAATATtctatttatagtttttttaaaatttttcaatcttAGTGTTAGAGCCAAGGAGTAATGactattcaaaagaaaatgttccattattattttaaaagtgagCTTGGCTAACAAAATGACTTTTGACTTTACATCACATTGTTGATGTACTCAAAACAAATCCAAATgatcttatttcattttcatcaccgactaatttattatttggtcACAACCATttgtttaattcaattatctttcaaatttacgtttatcattatttaataatactaTATTTAACTAtacaaatttctctctttttttttccctctatGATCTATTTCTGTCCACCTTTACTAGATAATAGTTATTCCCTATTTCCTAAACGTAGAGCCAAATATCATGGTGAATAGCGAGCTATtgaaatgtacttttttttaaaaaaagattaaaaactcaaattttaattctttattaGTCACAaacatttgacaaaaaaaatattacacggaaattaataataacaataataaagcAATATCATCCATATTATTCCAAAATtcacttaacaaaaaaatagtacACAATCACTTTTTTGAGTTAACCATCAACCTCTAGAAATATACTGCATATCAATACAACTGAGTGAAACCCATTATCTTTATTATGTAGTTTTGAAACACACGTATTTGGAAATTACATACGGAAAGAAAAGGCTCGATCTTTTCAGAGTCTACTTATTGGGTGTTTTGATGAATCCCAAATGAGTGGAATTATCCACTTTGATCAAAGTTTTCAACTCATTTGCAACCCAACAAAGTGAGCCTTTGGTTTGGTAAAAATACCCCAAACACTTACAATCCAAATTACACTTTTTCTCGCAATCTTTTTGGCTAAGCCCTTCTCCTTTGTTATACTTTGTCAAGAAATGATCCACACCTTCAACTTTGTAATAATGGAAGCTTTTGGGGTCACATGAACTTACCTTCTTCGCCATACATGTCTTGCTCCATCCCAACAGCCCCTTCTCCGTTGGGCAGGCCACACATTGGTTCTCCTCACACAACCCGAACTGCCCGCATCGCTCCGGCCACTGGCATTCGCTCTCCGTGTTCCCTGTATTAAATTCCCTATCGAACAATGTGAACGTAATCTCCGACGGGCTCCAGTCCACTTTGTCGTTGTATGTGAACAGCCGGAGGTTTCCGTCTATTCCTAATCTGAGGAATGTTAATGTGCTGTTGTACTTTGGCCGTGACAGAATTGGTCCGCCGTTCTCCGTTCCGGCAACTTCGTAGTTCAATGTCAACTCGGTGGCAAATCCTTGATCTGGATCTACCTCGGCTCGAAGAGTGACTCTTGCGAGGGAGCCTTTCTGGATTGTGAACCAATTCGAAGATCCGGCGAAGTAGCGCATTGGTTTTGGAGAGTTAGGGCTTTTGTAATACAGAGACACGGCTTTTCGTTCCATTACAAAGCTGTAAGGTCCATTCACGTTCAATTTCTCCGATGCGCGGCTTACTAGCTTCGTTACGCCGCCGATTCGGAGCGATTGGCCGACTAGGAGAGTATCCGTCGGCGAATCGAAGCTCTGCCAAACGAATTTACCGTTGGAGTCGAGGAGCACCATGTTGCCATTAGGAAGCAGATCTAATTTGACGACGCCTTTGTTGGCGGTGTTAGTTTGCCATACAACGGTGCCGTCAGCTTCAGCAAGGACTAGGTTTCCGTCGGAGCCGAGAGATAATGTGGCATTTTCGCGAACTGGACGGCCGCGATTAGCTTCCCACACCCAACGCTTGGCGGATTCAGAGCGTAGAATGGCCATTCGAAGAGCGAGTGTATATGCATTTGGCGTTGTGTTGTAGAACATGAGCTGAAATGGGGAGTTGGATATGCTGAGGGGTCTGTAAGTTCCATCATACTCAACGGCGAAATCGCCGAAATCGCCTTCATTGACGAACTTGAAAGTCTCATTGGAAGGAACAATAGCAAAAgagagggagaagaaaaagaagaaagagagcaGAAGAGGCGTCAACAATGGCGGTCTCATGTTTAAATGAAACTCTGTCTCTCTgtaattggaagaagaatgGATGATGAAGCTCAGAAGAAGCtgatgtttatttatataatctGACAATGGcatttatgtaatttaatttaaaaataattacaacttCATTTAATCCactgaaattaattttggatcTTGGCGGGCGCTTTGGTGCTCTCattcttctaatttcttctcctttccttttattattgtttttattttttgggcaTTTGCACTTTCTTTGACCATTGAAAAAAGTCATGGTTGGTTGGCTAAAGTAATGTATTCTTTCATTGCACtttaataaaacatttcattacattttaatttccaaTCTTAAATAtgtcaactttaattttataaatgaaaaaaccattaattttgaatggttgggttaatataaaatttcaaattgtataaaatGAACATTAAGAATGAATAAGAGTTTGTAGTGTATAGAtgtattttgaagatttaaatattaaaatataaagttgaggtgatttatttgtgaaattattaatataaaaaaggatattgaaattaaaattaaaaaatggagaataAAGAGAGAGACAATGAATGCATGGTCTGTTGTCccatcatataattattatccaaatattattatattagtttattaaaagTGACAGCTGGCTGATTAGTtgccaaattattattttatatcaaaatcaaaatttgactttatCTATATCTTATATTATGTGTTTCACGTAACTttcacaatttcttttattttcttatttttaatttacaatgtCATTCTCTTCTCTTCACTTATACCTAATTTTCatactttgtttattttatttatttactcgATTATGCCTAAATTTGGACTCAACATGAATTAAACGGTGTATTTATTTGATTCGTGAGGACGAAAACTGCCAACTATAACCAATGTCACATCTACTCTAATACTTGAGTCAGAAAATCTAGGAACGTACCATCAAACTTAAACTCAAATAATTCACTCGTTTTTCAATGAATTtctatgatatatttataagttatcaTACCCTAATGTTCCAAATATATTCAAGAGACCTTTTAAGGTCTCTCACACACTAGGGATTTGGGATATAGAGAAgggttcttttaaaaaaaatatataataaatcaattaaaatatttaaacagtataaaacaattctaaaaataaaaaaagtctcGGGCCTACAGCAAAAAATACATTCATTGACTTTAACGGTGCTTTTTTTGTTCGTTAAACTTCCAAAATGTgactattttctttctctaaaaattgaagtgaaaatgaaaatataggTACCATAATAGAATGTTTTTGAAAGTATGTGATTAAAAACAAACccttctaaaattttaagatagaaaaacacaaataaaaaatatataaatgaaaataaatattttaaaaaattaccgagacaaaactaaaccaaaactaaaaatacattaaacaaaaataggaTACAAACTTTAAAGGAGTGTTTGGGATAAgaagtgagttattatagttatagatttttatatttggattaaaatagtttgtgtttataACATAGATTAATTTAGTTTGGATTACAATAGTATGCATTTGGtgtgtatattattttagtttgataaagAAACAGTAAATATCGtagcaaagaataaaaaaatgatgaatgtcaaataataaaaattgttgcaaatagtaaaaatagtAACAAATTAAGACTTTTGAAATAATGCTCACATAACTAATTGAAgacttttaaatagtattaATTGTAGCGaaaagtaattattataacCATACATAATAATCTCTATCTCAAAAATACTATGACTAACATGTATTTGGGTAGAAGAATTGTAGTTTGTGATCGTGGGGTTGTTAGGAGATGGATATGCTCTCTTGTTTCAGATTAAAATTTCACGGTTTGAAGGTTTGAATGGATGAtgggtttgaaaattttgagaaatttgattcaGTGTTCTAATTTCATCCTTATCAAAATAGTGGATATAGTCATGATTGAAGGGAGAGAGAAGTTAAAAGATGGGGACAAGGGA
This is a stretch of genomic DNA from Cucumis sativus cultivar 9930 chromosome 4, Cucumber_9930_V3, whole genome shotgun sequence. It encodes these proteins:
- the LOC101212696 gene encoding epidermis-specific secreted glycoprotein EP1; translation: MRPPLLTPLLLSFFFFFSLSFAIVPSNETFKFVNEGDFGDFAVEYDGTYRPLSISNSPFQLMFYNTTPNAYTLALRMAILRSESAKRWVWEANRGRPVRENATLSLGSDGNLVLAEADGTVVWQTNTANKGVVKLDLLPNGNMVLLDSNGKFVWQSFDSPTDTLLVGQSLRIGGVTKLVSRASEKLNVNGPYSFVMERKAVSLYYKSPNSPKPMRYFAGSSNWFTIQKGSLARVTLRAEVDPDQGFATELTLNYEVAGTENGGPILSRPKYNSTLTFLRLGIDGNLRLFTYNDKVDWSPSEITFTLFDREFNTGNTESECQWPERCGQFGLCEENQCVACPTEKGLLGWSKTCMAKKVSSCDPKSFHYYKVEGVDHFLTKYNKGEGLSQKDCEKKCNLDCKCLGYFYQTKGSLCWVANELKTLIKVDNSTHLGFIKTPNK